From Microbacterium sp. YJN-G, a single genomic window includes:
- a CDS encoding rhodanese-like domain-containing protein, with the protein MRRLTLTTLAVITALTLTSCASTPTPQADLDPDAVIIDVRTPAEHATGHLDGALLLDVTGGDLQAALPDLDPEATYLVYCRSGNRAGVAIDLMKQAGFTDLLNLGSLEDAAATTGLPVVQP; encoded by the coding sequence ATGCGCCGCCTCACCCTCACCACCCTCGCCGTCATCACCGCACTCACGCTCACCTCCTGCGCCAGCACACCCACACCACAGGCCGACCTCGACCCCGACGCGGTCATCATCGACGTGCGCACCCCCGCCGAGCACGCGACCGGCCACCTCGACGGCGCCCTCCTGCTCGACGTCACGGGCGGCGACCTCCAAGCTGCGCTGCCGGACCTCGACCCCGAAGCCACCTACCTCGTCTACTGCCGTTCAGGTAACCGGGCAGGAGTCGCCATCGACCTGATGAAGCAGGCCGGCTTCACCGACCTCCTCAACCTCGGCTCCCTGGAAGACGCCGCCGCCACGACAGGCCTCCCCGTCGTGCAGCCCTGA
- a CDS encoding recombinase family protein gives MRRVDRLAGSEHIPIETLQELDARQVNIVSLTEPTIDTATPMGRVLYGIVAVFAQLRVDTIRDNTTRGLDYARSQGRVGGRPSVTIPERIGTAERMRAEQYSWASISRVLGVGATSVRRALNR, from the coding sequence GTGCGCCGCGTCGACCGTCTCGCTGGCAGTGAGCACATCCCGATCGAGACGTTGCAGGAGCTCGACGCCCGACAGGTGAACATCGTCAGCCTCACCGAGCCGACGATCGACACCGCGACACCGATGGGTCGCGTCCTCTACGGCATCGTCGCAGTGTTTGCGCAGCTCCGCGTCGACACCATCCGAGACAACACAACCCGCGGCCTGGATTACGCCCGCAGCCAGGGCCGCGTCGGCGGCCGGCCAAGCGTCACCATACCCGAGCGGATCGGAACAGCCGAGCGCATGCGGGCCGAGCAGTACAGCTGGGCGAGCATCTCCCGCGTGCTGGGAGTCGGAGCCACCAGCGTGCGCCGAGCCCTCAACCGATAA
- a CDS encoding helix-turn-helix domain-containing protein: protein MTIAEVPPEARAAVLARRRKEMVELDYRRELRRLDQHGYSQREIAKWLGIAQPSVLSALRTAAKVTMPLDGFSGATPYEICQRYAADFIDRAKLVDELTRFPYVKGVQTDGYDSLIVDPDGTWSEVGDAVRRGLIEDEVCEEVCNRRHGIAVARAEHADT, encoded by the coding sequence ATGACGATCGCGGAGGTTCCGCCCGAGGCGCGTGCGGCAGTGCTCGCGCGCCGCCGGAAGGAGATGGTCGAGCTGGACTACCGGCGCGAGCTGCGCCGCCTGGATCAGCACGGATACAGTCAGCGGGAGATTGCCAAGTGGCTCGGGATCGCGCAGCCGTCGGTGCTCAGCGCGCTCCGCACCGCGGCGAAGGTGACGATGCCGCTGGACGGATTCTCCGGCGCGACCCCCTACGAGATTTGCCAGCGCTACGCCGCCGATTTCATTGACCGGGCGAAGCTCGTCGACGAGCTCACGCGATTCCCCTACGTGAAGGGCGTGCAGACGGACGGGTATGACTCGCTGATCGTCGACCCGGACGGCACCTGGTCGGAGGTCGGAGACGCCGTACGCCGCGGGCTCATCGAGGACGAGGTCTGCGAGGAAGTCTGCAACCGCCGACACGGTATCGCGGTGGCTCGTGCAGAGCACGCCGACACCTAG
- a CDS encoding DUF4395 domain-containing protein, whose product MPHATDTAPRAGEHVDGYEVPVLDEHAVRIAAGILLAIGITALTITLASDSIRPLQMFGMFFLLDMTTRVLISDRLSLTLALGRALTRRRRRHWVGAPQKVFAWWLALGLAAISCVTMRAGMVPLPVTLGLCGPCFTVLLLEATLGWCAGCALHQRFSRQPTRHCANGACDR is encoded by the coding sequence ATGCCTCACGCGACCGACACCGCGCCCCGCGCCGGGGAACACGTCGACGGATACGAGGTGCCCGTCCTCGACGAGCACGCCGTCCGCATCGCCGCCGGCATCCTCCTCGCCATAGGCATCACCGCTCTTACCATCACGCTCGCCTCCGACAGCATCAGGCCGCTGCAGATGTTCGGCATGTTCTTCCTCCTCGACATGACGACGCGCGTACTCATCAGCGACCGGCTGTCCCTCACTCTCGCCCTCGGCCGTGCTCTGACACGCCGCCGCCGTCGGCACTGGGTAGGCGCGCCGCAGAAGGTCTTCGCCTGGTGGCTCGCCCTCGGTCTCGCTGCTATCTCGTGCGTGACGATGCGCGCTGGAATGGTCCCGCTACCCGTGACTCTCGGGCTCTGCGGACCCTGCTTCACAGTCCTGCTCCTAGAAGCCACCCTCGGGTGGTGCGCGGGATGTGCCCTGCACCAACGCTTCAGTAGGCAGCCCACCCGCCACTGCGCCAACGGCGCCTGCGACCGCTGA
- a CDS encoding sulfite exporter TauE/SafE family protein — protein sequence MDTSIILAMTLAALVGVALGLLGGGGSILTFPIFSLVLGIGTRETIVSSLFVVAITSAVSAAFRVRRHEVRWKVAGVFAATGLIGGIGGGMAGQLLPETVLTVLFAAIMIVTAIAMMRPRRERAGRPPTRPVVRGIRTTGTGLGVGVLTGALGAGGGFLIVPALTFLGQPIAAAVGTSLLVIVVNSSAGFLTQITTVAIHWPIVLTFTALAVAGSFIGLALSHRLPAAGIRTGFGVLVLAVGLTMLATLIIQTLSA from the coding sequence GTGGACACCTCCATCATCCTCGCGATGACTCTCGCGGCCCTTGTCGGTGTCGCACTCGGGCTCCTCGGCGGCGGGGGCTCCATCCTCACCTTCCCCATCTTCTCCCTCGTCCTGGGCATCGGAACGAGGGAGACGATCGTCTCCTCTCTCTTCGTCGTCGCCATCACCAGCGCCGTCTCCGCCGCCTTCCGTGTGCGCCGACACGAGGTGCGCTGGAAAGTCGCCGGCGTCTTCGCGGCGACCGGCTTGATCGGGGGAATCGGTGGCGGGATGGCTGGTCAGCTGCTACCAGAAACCGTGCTCACCGTTCTGTTCGCGGCGATCATGATCGTCACAGCGATCGCCATGATGCGGCCGCGACGAGAACGCGCGGGGCGCCCTCCGACGCGGCCGGTCGTCCGTGGGATCCGAACGACAGGTACGGGACTCGGCGTGGGAGTCCTCACAGGGGCACTGGGAGCAGGCGGTGGGTTCCTCATCGTCCCCGCCCTCACCTTCCTCGGCCAGCCCATCGCCGCTGCAGTGGGGACATCGCTACTAGTCATCGTCGTGAACTCGTCCGCCGGCTTCCTCACCCAGATCACGACCGTGGCCATCCACTGGCCCATCGTCCTCACCTTCACCGCGCTCGCCGTCGCCGGATCCTTCATCGGTCTGGCACTGTCGCATCGCCTCCCGGCTGCCGGCATCCGCACCGGGTTCGGGGTTCTGGTGCTGGCCGTGGGGCTGACCATGCTCGCCACCCTCATCATTCAGACGCTCTCCGCCTGA
- a CDS encoding single-stranded DNA-binding protein, whose product MTTKIPVTLEGNLTADPEHGTGESGNEYARFSLAVNDRRLNEDTGRWEDAGTVFHRVVVFNQQARHVTDSLHKGDAAIVVGDLRFGTYTDKDSGQTRETRDVVADNVGASLRFTDATINRAPKANGPAAEASGPVAEPASYAGTGVTR is encoded by the coding sequence ATGACCACCAAGATCCCGGTCACGCTGGAGGGCAACCTCACCGCCGACCCGGAACACGGCACCGGAGAATCAGGCAACGAGTACGCCCGGTTCTCACTCGCGGTCAACGACCGTCGCCTCAACGAGGACACCGGACGCTGGGAAGACGCCGGCACGGTGTTCCACCGGGTCGTCGTGTTCAACCAGCAGGCCCGCCACGTGACCGACTCGCTCCACAAGGGCGACGCCGCGATCGTCGTCGGAGACCTCCGCTTCGGCACGTACACCGACAAGGACAGCGGCCAGACACGCGAGACCCGCGACGTCGTCGCCGACAACGTCGGCGCATCCCTGCGGTTCACCGACGCGACCATCAACCGCGCCCCAAAAGCTAACGGCCCCGCAGCAGAAGCTTCGGGGCCGGTAGCGGAACCGGCCTCGTACGCCGGAACCGGAGTCACCCGCTGA